Proteins found in one Leeia speluncae genomic segment:
- a CDS encoding surface-adhesin E family protein: MKFRLFTLLLLFPLFAEAKWINVTENMGIQMYYDNATVTSKGSVKRFMLLLDYGKENEASFMLNGESRYIKFYSATTLAYLTCNVPKIYFAAFAYYSLPMAQGEELAQETQFSRFEDMPKMESKSLQDWPKLQLFANRLCKK; the protein is encoded by the coding sequence ATGAAGTTTAGATTGTTTACTTTGCTCTTGTTGTTTCCTCTTTTTGCAGAGGCTAAATGGATAAATGTTACTGAAAATATGGGCATCCAGATGTATTATGATAATGCGACGGTGACTTCAAAAGGTTCAGTTAAACGCTTTATGCTGTTACTTGACTATGGTAAAGAAAATGAAGCAAGTTTTATGTTGAATGGCGAGTCTAGGTACATAAAATTTTATTCTGCTACGACATTGGCTTACCTTACATGCAATGTACCTAAAATTTATTTTGCTGCGTTTGCTTACTATTCATTGCCAATGGCACAAGGAGAAGAGTTAGCGCAAGAAACTCAATTTTCTCGATTTGAAGATATGCCAAAAATGGAATCAAAGAGTCTCCAAGATTGGCCAAAGTTACAATTATTTGCTAATCGTCTTTGTAAGAAGTAA